In Hirschia baltica ATCC 49814, the genomic stretch TGGCTTGCTGAGAATGATATTAGATTTACATACAGAGATGTAAAATCTGATGGTGTTCCTCAAAATGATTTAGAAAGATACGTTGCTTTATTAGGTTGGGACAAAGCGATCAATAAAGCGAGTACGACTTGGCGTGGTCTTTCTGACGATCAGAAAAATGACATTACTGACGAAAAGGCTGTTAATTTGCTTTTGGCAAATCCAAGTCTTATGAAACGACCATTATTTGAAATCGGTGATGAAATAGTTCTGGGATTCCGAGACGAACAGAAACAGAGAATTCTGGAACTTATTTAGCAAAACTTGTCTCAATAGTAAAATTTGTTTCACGTGAAACAAATCAATTTGGTCAAAATAACATGTCGAATAACACTATTTGTGCATTGGCGAGCGCGTCGGGTAAAGCTGGGGTATCTGTTATCCGGTTATCTGGTTCAAAGGCTGGAGAGATCTTACAGCTTTTAAC encodes the following:
- a CDS encoding Spx/MgsR family RNA polymerase-binding regulatory protein, which gives rise to MLTLTGLKACDTCRKAQKWLAENDIRFTYRDVKSDGVPQNDLERYVALLGWDKAINKASTTWRGLSDDQKNDITDEKAVNLLLANPSLMKRPLFEIGDEIVLGFRDEQKQRILELI